The sequence AAAACATGAATGTGTTAAGTTAATGTATAACTATTATTTATCTGTTATCATATGCCTACCTCCATATTGAAGATACAGGCAATCCTTATTGCACATCTGATGCCATCCAGACAGAGGTTGgctatttctgtgtcatcacagTCCTGCAGTCCTACACTAAAGGCTGCCAGGAATGGTGTCCACACCATCTGAAAACAACACGTTTCACATGAGCAACTGAGACACATGGCTTGGCTCTTTCAAGTATTTAATGGTCCTGTTCCATAATGTAGGTGAGCACTGTCGTAACCATACAGAGCATTTTGGACTAACACCTTTATTAGTAACATTAGTAACATTATATTATCCTTTATTAGTTACTTTATTAGTAACCTTTCATTCTCTACACTTACATATccaatatttacattttgtagagaACTTCCATGTAACatttagcctgggtgccatccgatttctaccggggctccttacactcacaaGTGTAAGGAGCGCCAGTAGAAATCAGAATCAGAGAATCAAAAtcagaatggtttatttgtacaACTTTGCAGCCTTGAAGGCTGAATTGTGCGGTACATTACACTTacaaatcggatggtacccaggataTGTAACATTATGGATTATAATGATGCCCAGTAGCAGTTGTTGGTTGAGAACTGAAAaatcaaaaaattttttcaaaccatgttgacattttttggGAAATCCTTAAGGTTTTTTGGCATAAATCTGAATCTATGTACTGACCTTGAACATGGGCCTGACATGTTCAAAATGTGTGGCAGAGGTGAAGTTTGTTTGGACATGGCTGACACTTTCCATCAAAGCCTTGGCAGTTTTCTCCATATTCTCCATCTCCATATTGTACAAAAGCTTGCGTTGCTTCTCAGTCTGGACATCTTTTGCTGTATGAAATACAAACAATAATTGGTAAAATTTACATGTGCCATGATACTACAAATTGATTTACGATAAAGGGGTGTTAAGTTCATGTTAGGATGGAAAAGGTATTTCAAGTTGAGACAAACTGTTACTATGCCATGTAAGACAGAATGTGTGTCTGCAGTGTAGAGCTCACCACAAAAGCTGACATTACCAATGGTGCCCAACATGTCAATCAGCTCCACCAGAGGTGGTGCCAAAAAAACTCCAAAACATTAGGTACAACATACCTGCCATAGGCTTGGGCCCTGGGGCCCTGACATGTTCTTTCATGGAAATTTTGTTCCCTGCTATCTCATCATAAATGGCAGATAGGTACTCTTCTGGCAGATCCTTGCTGTCATTGATGCCCCTGTTGATCTTGATGTAATCTTCTTTGGTCATCTTTCTTTTGACCTGTAAAAAAAGGTCCATGCAGTTAAGCATTTGTCTTACACCACAAAAAAAGGTTAAATGCTTATACAGAGAAGTGAGCAATAGAAAATGCTACTAAACACAGATATTGACTAACCTGGGCACTGTGGAGGTCAGTAGTCAGCATGATGATGGAGTAAGCCAACACATAGGCAGTGTCAGCACTGGCAAATATGGCTAAGCTGTGGAGATGGAAAACATCATGTATTATAgctgatactacatgtactaggatTCTACATGTCTGAAGGACTTAAACTagaacatatatacatgtaatagtctTAATACACTTAGAATTTTGTTTCTGATTGTTAACCTGTCCATATCAAAATGTCAATtccatttgtatatattgtatttgtctTTGTAAGAaaggctagccctttgtaaaactaaaagccaCAGATAGGTTTGGCAGCCATGCCACCCGAACAGCCAAACCAgtcaataaataaaacattctaTTGAGAGGACGTACTTGGGGTTTGTTTCACAGTATCTTCCAGCAAACTTCTCCATAAGCCTGTCAATCTTCTGTGCTTCACCGGGTAGCCTGAAACCCTCCAGAAACAGCCTCAAGGCCGACACGATGTCACGACCAGAGAAATCCAGCTGATCCACGTATGTGTACATAACCTCCATGTTGAACCTGATAGGGAAGGCATTCAAGTGTGTTCAGCCACAAAGTGGGCTACAATTGCATTTTCTTTATATACTGTAAACTAATTTAAGCTTGCAGAACTTAAAATTCAAGAATCACAGTATCTTTGACTTTGTTTTTGAAGGAATTGTAGTAATACACCAGAAGACAAAAGATCACTGAGAAAACCACATAGTTTTAAAACACTGAGAAAATTTTAAGATATACAGTACTAACAAAGTTGACCCAACTTTTCCCATGACAATTAGTCATCTTTCCTCTGCTGCACTTAAAGGTTAGacaaaacatatttgtacaATAGCACTGTTACTTCCATAAATGTGTGAAATGTCTTTTACATTGGGCATCTATTGTCTCTGACAAAGGGGTTATAAGAATATCTGTATTCATCAGCCTCTGCTGCTTATTCTGAAATGTAAGTTATCAGAAATAAATGCTTACTTTTCATTTTCTCCAAGGAAGTCTCCAATCTGAGTCTGTAAAAAgaaatgccaaaattaaaaaAGCCTGCATGGTACTACCATTACTAATAACTCAAAATAACCATGTTTCATACAAAACTTAATCCAAAGAATTGTAACAGTGCAACAATACAATGTCAACAATTAATAAGCATACTAAGACATGTTTGTCTTGCCTATATTCAAGGATGTTTTGGAAACGAGCAAACATTTTCAGCTAACTCCAGTTCTCCAACCATGCCTACCTTGTCCAATCTCTCATCAGTGTGGAAGAAGTCAGCCACGTCCCAGGCACTTTTACCCAGCAAGCTTTGCTCCTGAAGAAACTGCAGCCCTTTCTTTGGTTTCTTGTTAAATCTAAAGAAGCACATTAGAAAGATTAAGACTTTTGTAAACTGTTTGTCTTTCCACACACTATCAATAATAATATCAAATTTACTTTGGCATTAAATGGATCCATTAAAATGTCTATTACAAGCAGATTACattcaatatttacatgtactggAGTAAACACAGGAGGAAATAGAGTCTGAAGACTTACAGTTCTATGCCTTGTTCCCAGATTTCCTTCTGTTGTTTCAGAGATTCGAACTGTTCGGGATTGTCGTGCACAGATGACCCCACGCTGGGTGAGGAAGAGTTGAGGGAGTTGTCGCTCGCATGGCGCGCCATGGTGCCATGTCCGCTGTCCGTGTCGACATCCTTGGACGCTTCTTGACCTGAATTATGAACACAATGCTgaatgtttgcttgtttgcatCACACACCCAGTAAACAGCCTGAATGCATAACACACtggttttgtatatatatatatatatatatatatatgacctgtATTTTATATGACCTGTATTTTATGCATTGACGTTGTTGCTTATATGTTATTGCTTTGTATGTGCTGGTGTTATTTTTatgtgagggagggcaacttgtgaaggttgttcgaacctgttttgccctcccaatcACTCTGTGatgaatacaaataaataaCTAAAACTGTTACTTTCGCATGTTATATCAACACTTTCAACTTGCACTTTAAAAGCCTTTGCCTGGTATGACTAAGGGCACAAAATTGAATCTGTCATGTGACAATTGTATATAGGGCTGACACATACCAAGATTTGCCTGAAGATTGGGGTTGACATACAGGTCCTTACTCCACTCTACCATACACTTCAGTATAGAGACAAGGCACTCCAGTCCTTTCATTCTCATGGTTTTCTCctgaaaaagcaaaaatctgtGTGTTAGTATCATACCTTAATTGTTTTGATCTACTGTTGCATGCGATAATTTACATTGATAGTGATTAGAAACTTAATGGACATTCAGCAATGAATATCACTTGTTCTGCTGCTTATTCATTGTGCATTATCTAAATTGAATTAATGTTATCTTGTTTTCAACATTCCTTAGAAACTGAAACATAAATGCTCAATTGTGTTACATCAACCAGGTAAAGAAGGTATAAAGTTTCAATAAATACTTCAAGTACAGGTCAATACGTTCAttaatttgtaaatattgtacatctaaagcagtgggagacgagacacatttcatttccaaatgttcattcaacgaaaccgaaagaatcactctgtttagagaagtcacaaagtattatcccaacttccccacattgacagacgaacagaaagctacttttctcttgaaatcgcagaaccaacaaattctagaaaatgtggggcttttcgtctccctctgcttccaaaaaaagtcaaacccaacctgtttagaaatagccaacactagtattagattagaatattgtttatgactgtccattgtcactatgtgtataccatgtacatgtacttgcaattagccctcgggcacgaacttgcaaataaacttccaaTTAATTCTAGCTAGAGACGGTcacatttgtgtcattttctttGTGGTATGACTTGAGTGACACAATGCCGACAAGGGTCTACAGCAGCCTTTTGTGTCACAAGATGGCAGAATTTTGTATAACATCAATGACTGTCCCAAGGATGACCTTAATTTGCTGTTCCAAGCCTACTTAATTTGTACTGCTGCATATAAGAAGAGACTTACAGATTGAATTTGGTTGGGAGTTGCCCCCAGCTCGATGGCCCCCCTTCCCTGGGCGATCCTCGTCAGGTCGTTGACCAGCCGCTCAAAGATGTTGGCAGCCGTCAGATCACAGTCATAGTTCAAGTAGATATCTACCACACTCTGGGCATCTGGCAACAGAATTTAGATAACAATGCAATGTAATACTACAGTCCACTCCACATCACCTCAAGGGTTTAGAAAATATTACCAATAATTTTAATCATCTTTAATAAAAGTTAAATAAGTTGAATGTATTTGAACTTGAATTACCCATTTTAGAAAATGTCAGGGTCAACCTACCAGCACAGATGCGTGTAAGAGCCTGGATAACCATCCACTTGTGTTCAAACGTTGAGCTAGATGATTCCAAAATGTTCAAGAAGATCTCCCtgaaaaatacctgcacaaagAAATAACTCACTTCAATAAGGCCCATCCCAAAATCTATCTAGAAATGAGATATTACCTATAAATCCATTGAGGAATTTCTCTATTCATATGAACAATTTGATGGCATATACTGTAAGACTGCATTAAGACCACACCAAATCATTTCTTTCTTATCATGtcatttcagaagaaaaaatggGAGTGAGACACTGAGAGGTAAGGATTAAAACAGAGGGTTGGGAGGAAATCTTGTAACTGCCAAATTCAGTCTCTGATATTGACTTTCTCCGTAATTTCTATCTCCATGTTGAACATCATTTTGTCTACTCTGAAAACTAACAATCATCTACTGACCTCAATCTGCATCTTCAGATGAGTTTTGAAGTGGGACAATAGAGTCAGGAAAATGGCCAGGGACAGCTCAAACACTTTTGGCACCGGTGAGACGCCATTCTTGGAGAGGGCGACGCACAGGTACTGCTTGATGGCATTGATGAACATCTCGTTGGTGCGGAACACTGGCCCTGCGTTCTGCAGGATGGACAGGAGGAGCTGTAGGGACAGAACCTTGGACCGCAACTCGTGAGACCTGGGGGGAACACAAGATGAAAACTGTCACTGTTACAGGAATAGAAAACAACCAggcatcaggcttttagccaagcATGCCTCCAGGCCTCATTTGGACACGCTTTTATTAAAAtcacaagaaattggacgcactagataCCCTTACACTTAGGAGCAGATCCTCCGACAAGCATGCGATTCTGAATAACCAGGGgtgccactaggtcatttgtggtcattttgaccctcaggataccttagaatgtaCCAATTTAACTTAACATCTCTGCTTTAGTAAGATTGTCTAAAGTACAAACAGAAGTGTATTGGCTAGATTGCTCCATCTCAATGAAAGAGGAATGAATGCAGATCATTTTGTACTTTTGGAGTTAGTCATAAAACATATCAGCATCCTTCTGATTTCTTGTTCGTGTCAAAGGAGAACAGAATTGGCAGGAAAAGTACTCACTTTGGGTCCGGGGGTCCGTCAGGCAGGGGTTTCATGGACAGCTTACAGAGGGAGCGGAACACAAGAAAAGCGTCCTTCTGTAAGACATGAGAGAACCTGGCTGCTGCTGCAGCCTCCCTGGCCTCCGGTGTCTCCAGGTTATAGTCCTGGTTCTCTGTGTCATCACTCGGTATAGCGGGGTCAACCGGGGTCAGGGTTTCATCTGTTGCATGGccctctccttcttcttctgtgtGGCAAAAAATATTGTATAATCAAGAAAAATGCCATTTATCCATCCTTGAGTCATTTCCCTTCAGAAAATAACCTCCAGTACCAATAAAAGCTGCTAGAAGCCCCAAACCAATACAGTAAAAGTCATTCCTCTAGCCTGAAAGCTACCTGCAAAGATAGCTTAACAATCAATGCAGGACAAAGACTTACCTTCTACTGCAGAAGATATCATGTCATCTATGATGGATGCCACCACATTTTCTACTGACTGTTCCTGTTCTGGGTCTGCTGCTTCTGATACTGGCTCTGTATGGAGTCATAAAATCAAAATTTATATGGTAGATACATGTAAGAAAATGTAAAAGGCACAAAATTTCTTTCCATTACCTAATATgtagtacaaaatacacaatcaAAGGAAAAATACTTGGTGAGTCTGCCTGTACTGTTAACACCTGAAAATCTGACTGGCTGATGTATAATTGCAATTTACTCCTCAATATACCAATGTAGGTTTTTCAGTTAGAAATACAATGGTTGTATCCTGACCTATGGAAACAGCTGGGTCTTGCTGCTCCTGTTGCTGTGTCTCATTGTCCTGTTCTGTGCCGTGTTGTTCTGACTCGGGTAAGTCCGAGCTCTGCTCTTCCGAGACAGACACTGCTTCTCCCTGTTTCTGTCCTTCACTGCTTGAGTCAGCAGCAGATCCCTGTCCTTCCTGTGCTCTGGCCTCTGAGTCTTCTGTCTGTGAGGACTCCACATCTTCTCCAGCCTCCTTCTGTGACTGGGGTCCCTCTTCTTTGTTATCAGTCATACCTGTGACCACCTCACCATTGGACAGCCCGTGTGGTGGTGGGGTAGGGACGGGGGTCCCTTCACTTCCTTCACTTTTAGTGAGCGACGCTCTACTCGAGGTTCTCTCGAGCTGTAGTGCCTGTTCTTTAGCctacaaaaaaatgaagaaaaaaaacagtttccaTTATAgggattgttgttgaatcaaaGAATCAAAataccaataaaaaaagtaACAGGTATGGCAAtgctacattatgtataatAATTGCagaaaatacacacatacagataaACATATAGACAAGTGTTAAAATTATATATCTCACAGCTTGTATCTCCATCCTGGAGAAGATAACATTTAACATCTGTGTGAGAGTTGCGTTGGCTGTTGTCTGGTTGATGAGGTTCTTGCTGGCCAGGTAGATGTTATAACATGTCCTGACAGCCTGGAGCACCGTGCCTTCATGCACTTCACAGGTGTTGGAGGTGACAGCAGTCAATAAGGCCTGTGGATCAGGAGCATACAAACTATTCAGGTACAGGGAACATTAGATTTTAGTCAACATCTGTCATCTAATGCAAGATATTTCACTCACCATCCCTTTCTACACATCATCCACGTGTCTGAGAATATGGAATATTCAACTATTTCCTCTCAAgcaaaaatggacaaaaattaatCCAAATTTTTTcagtgcaaaaatggactttccCTCATACAGAGCTAGGAGAGTAAAACGGATCAAAAGCAATATTGGgttaattttcatcatgacaatCAATCATGAATGGAACAAAATTTGGTCAGTAGTTTGTTAACATGCACTGATATGGTGACCTTGTGGTATATTAGTGCTGAATAACCTTAATTTTCATGTGCACTCTCAATTAGTTACAAGAGATCTGCAGCAAGAAATATCAGACCTTGGACCACCAAGTAGTAATGTCATGACCTTGTTACATACATACCTTGATGATTTGTAACTGTACGCCATCATCAGTGGTTGTGCCTGTGAAACAGCCACAGATTGTCTCGATGATGCGGTCAATCAGTTTTTTACCTGGGGTCGTGCTGTCTGGTGCATCACCGACAAGGTGACCGTAGGCCATAAGTTTctgtgaaaaaaagacaaaaatatgtACATCGTGTCCAAATATTACTGGGAGTTACATTCTTTGCTTCAAGAAATATGTTACACACACATTACGTGAGAAAAGTTAGAGTTAATTACAATCACTTTGAAGAGATGAAGAGGCCTTGCCACCATCCATGCTTTACCTTACAACTTTGCAGGTCTCATACTGATGAAGTCATTTAAATCTTCTTACATAGCTTTACAATAGTTACTGACAACTCAGGCCTGACTTTTTGTGGCTCTAGGCATGCACAATTACATGTTACTTAGCCTGATTTAAGCAAGTTATACAGCCTGCCCAACATTGCTGGTCTCTActgggaggggccagttacagccccggagtTTGTGCTATATAGACtacattttttctacagatggTGGTGGTTATTTTGTAATGTTAATCAAAACCTTTTTTGCACAATTaataaacaaaaattaaatGAGGCATACAAGACTCCAAGGCGGAGTGGATCTTCAAACTATTTGTTAGATTTTAGGGTCACCTTCAGAGGTGTGTAATTACTGtgaaaactgttacagtagtttttcaaaaatgttctCCTTACCTGTAGACAGTCCAGGGCAGTGCATACTATGCGGGGACATTTGGACTGACAGGCCAGCTCAAAGGGCAGGAAGTACTTGTCAGCATCTATGCTTCTCTGTTTAGACTTGGGCAGGGGCAGGGCTGAAGAAGAGTCCTCGATAATTTCTCCTGGGCTACTGCTACAGTGAATCAATACACAACTGATGAGACATACGAGTATTCACAAATAAGATAGACAACACTGTCAATAGTCACAATATCATCTAATTAGCTGCCTAGTGACCCCATTGTATTATTTTGATTGCAATTCCATGAGGAAATTTTAATACTTATAatctacattgtgtacatttacaaagtatcataatatatgcaaacattttaaaaattacTATTGAAACGTGATAATGAAAGGCAAAGTTTGAGTGTCAATTTTGAATCTTTCTAGTTAAGTCGATTaaaaaataagataaatcaAAACATAGAACTATGTGTAGCATTATGATACTTACGATTCATTGTCCATTTCTCCCTTGATCTCTTCTGCAAAATGAGATATAATCATGAGTACACAAATGTAGCCATGATTACTCTACAAACCTGTCACAATATATCACTGTTCCTGTTTTTCTAAGTAGATTGTTGCTTGGTTTTATGAATACAGAATAGACAGGTCAGTACAGGTCATAGGAAAATAATGTTCTTGTGACATATACTGTGGCCTAAAGATAATTTACTTGGCTGACATTTTAGAGAAAAGTAATACAGTCCAACAAATCTGTATGGTTAGATCTATATGACCTTAAACTTTTATGTGAAATGTCATGGGGGAAACCAAAGAAACAGTTGCAGTCAAGTGTGAGTCCCTTTGTCAAATGTCTTCCATAATGATTCTGTACAAGCTGGTAGTAATCTCTTCTATAAAGAGACTCTTATTCTTTGTTCTTTAGCCTTTATTACAAGAAAAATTAACATAAACCAGAGCTACATGGCAGTCAAGTGTACCCCTGAATTGATACCATAGAATCAATGTCATCCAAAACTGGGAAGAAATATTCACAGACTGagagcagtgttttttttacaataccaCTTGTGATATTTATTGGTAGATGTGAAAGATGTGGCAAAAGCAACTTTTCTTTTCTGTGAGCTATATAAATGCTAGGCTCCCATTGTCAACTTCTGATTAATGCAACATACTGCAAAtgcaatggttttattttgtggtaAGATTAGTAATGtactactctcacctctcaaataaacgtaccggtacgtttatttttttccgcctcgaAATCCActcggtacgtccttattttagacggtacgtttatttttttttttcaaattggggctttctttactaaccagggaccccaaaaatattgaaagtttggtattttctgcccatatttccgcggtattttgcttaaaattcactatttttcggacgaggcagcgcggatttccctgccgctagcggtatgacccaaacatcctaactagggatgcgtaccggtacgccgGATCGGTGCTGGATTTGCAAAAACTTTTCGGTTCATGTCCAAAAATAAGTGATTCGGTACTGCACTCACATATATCCTTTTTGTTTTAGACCAtatttaaccttccaaaaatcgcaaaactacgaaagcttcaccctcctttttcagcactggaaaccagtgctgaagatggcttcagcactggaaaccgagtgctgaatgttcgtcagcactggaaaaccagtgctgacgcgctctcagcactggagacgctggcttcagcactggaaaccgagtgctgacgaacattcagcactggaaaccgagtgctgacgaacattcagcactggaaaccgagtgctgagagagcgGGAGACTAGACtctgacatactagtatacagtattATAAATTTGGAGTTACGACACGTCCTTTGCTCgactcaaggacgttatataacgtccttgctcgaCTAAAACGTAAGATTGCTGAATTATAAACGTCACCTATCGTTACATTCTGCTCTATAACACCTCTATAACTCTATAACAGTGTTCATTTGTCGATTACCTTCGGGGATAATGGAAAATACTCGCGATCGTCGTGACGCTTTCTTTACATGGGcggtaataataataaagttgTTTGCAATCCCGTTTTAATGATATCCATTCCttatacatttcaattacacaaaacaacacaaattcaggcttttttgcatctgtatctatcttacgttatatagccggtataaccgccgttcggcgtaacacaccagctaaaactgcataaacttgaaaaatcatctttattagtATCGTATATAGTACCGCTTTCAGTACTTTGTAtctataacgggaggtgccccaacacggtacgctttttcttgcgctcaaactcatggcgctccatcgctagttgcctgagagtggtcaaagtttgatgactgaattttttacacatagatttgaacaacatacttgaataagaagtAAGAAGTCTTCAGCAGTTAGGGACAAGTCTGGAAAACTGATTTCCGATCCTGATGCTCAGCGGGAAAGGTGGGCTGAACATTTCTCTGAGCTACTCAACCCGCAGCAGGAAGACTCTGACCTAACTGAGCTGGACAGGATACCAGGTGTTCCCAGCTTTGCGTACCTGGGAGAAGATGATGGCCCTCCAACAACTATTGAGATTCAGAATGCTCTTAAGAAATTGAAGAACCACAAATCTCCTGGAGTAGATGGGATAGCCAATGAACAGTTGAAGTATGGTGCGTCAGGACTAATCAAAGCTCTGGAGGTTCTGTTTGCCAAGGTTTGGTTTGGTGAAGCCATTCCCGAGGACTGGTCCAAAGGCATCATCATTGTGCTACCCAAGAAGGGGGATACTACATACTGCGGCAACAACAGGGGAATAACACTCCGATCGACAGCATCAAAACTCTTTCAGATCATCATCCTGGAACGCATCAACCTGGGGTTGGAAAGATTACTAAGGGAAAATCAATGTGGCTTTAGGAAGAACAGATCTTGCATCGATCAGATTTATTCCCTACAGACAATCATCCATAAGAGTATTGAGTTCAACATCCCCTTGTATATAAACTTCATTGACTTTAAGGCCGCATTTGACAGCATCAAAAGGCAATTCATCTGGAAAGCTTTCTCCTTTTACGGGCTGCCTATGAAGTACATCAGAGTCCTGCAAGCCTTTTTCTACAATACTGTGAGCGCCGTAAGAGTGAATGGGGAGCAGTCAAGCTGGTTTAATGTCGAATCTGGTACTGGTCAGGGTGACATACAAGGCCCTCCAGTTTTCAATGTCTGCATTAATCTGGCAGCTTACCTTACTGAACAGAGGAAACGGCTCAGCACAGGTGCAGTGCTACTACAGGAGACTCCTGGACAGCCGGCTGTTTCAGTACTGGACACAGATTATGCTGACGACATGGCCCTACTAGACAACACAAAGCCGGGGTTACAGGAAACAACTGACTTGCTATGCAAGAACAGCTCCCTTGCTGGCCTCAAGGCCAATGCTAAGAAGACCCAAGTTATGGCAGTTGGCAAGCATACCACTCAACGACCATACACTGAGGAAGGAACGCTCAGTGTAACT comes from Branchiostoma floridae strain S238N-H82 chromosome 2, Bfl_VNyyK, whole genome shotgun sequence and encodes:
- the LOC118404509 gene encoding brefeldin A-inhibited guanine nucleotide-exchange protein 1-like isoform X3, with protein sequence MHKEKKTKTMFLIRALEKILSDREIKKSHHSQLKKACEVALEEIKGEMDNESSPGEIIEDSSSALPLPKSKQRSIDADKYFLPFELACQSKCPRIVCTALDCLQKLMAYGHLVGDAPDSTTPGKKLIDRIIETICGCFTGTTTDDGVQLQIIKALLTAVTSNTCEVHEGTVLQAVRTCYNIYLASKNLINQTTANATLTQMLNVIFSRMEIQAAKEQALQLERTSSRASLTKSEGSEGTPVPTPPPHGLSNGEVVTGMTDNKEEGPQSQKEAGEDVESSQTEDSEARAQEGQGSAADSSSEGQKQGEAVSVSEEQSSDLPESEQHGTEQDNETQQQEQQDPAVSIAEPVSEAADPEQEQSVENVVASIIDDMISSAVEEEEGEGHATDETLTPVDPAIPSDDTENQDYNLETPEAREAAAAARFSHVLQKDAFLVFRSLCKLSMKPLPDGPPDPKSHELRSKVLSLQLLLSILQNAGPVFRTNEMFINAIKQYLCVALSKNGVSPVPKVFELSLAIFLTLLSHFKTHLKMQIEVFFREIFLNILESSSSTFEHKWMVIQALTRICADAQSVVDIYLNYDCDLTAANIFERLVNDLTRIAQGRGAIELGATPNQIQSEKTMRMKGLECLVSILKCMVEWSKDLYVNPNLQANLGQEASKDVDTDSGHGTMARHASDNSLNSSSPSVGSSVHDNPEQFESLKQQKEIWEQGIELFNKKPKKGLQFLQEQSLLGKSAWDVADFFHTDERLDKTQIGDFLGENEKFNMEVMYTYVDQLDFSGRDIVSALRLFLEGFRLPGEAQKIDRLMEKFAGRYCETNPNLAIFASADTAYVLAYSIIMLTTDLHSAQVKRKMTKEDYIKINRGINDSKDLPEEYLSAIYDEIAGNKISMKEHVRAPGPKPMAAKDVQTEKQRKLLYNMEMENMEKTAKALMESVSHVQTNFTSATHFEHVRPMFKMVWTPFLAAFSVGLQDCDDTEIANLCLDGIRCAIRIACIFNMELERDAYVQALARFTLLTANAEITEMKTKNINTIKTLITVAHTDGNYLGKSWLEILKCISQLELAQLIGTGVRPRMIGGGNSKGHQDTVDSLEPGFRTAGLVDKQKMASFQESMGETSSQSVVVAVDRIFTGSTRLDGNAVVHFVTALCLVSTDELSSPTHPRMFSLQKIVEISYYNMGRIRLQWSRLWQVLGEHFNRCGCHQNEDVSFFAVDSLRQLSMKFLERGELPNFRFQKDFLRPFEYIMKRNKSPTIRDMVVRCVAQMVNSQAPNIKSGWKNIFSVFHLAAADSDEGIVELAFQTTGKIISSIFEQYFYAVIDSFQDAVKCLSEFACNAAFPDTSMEAIRLIRSCAKYVADRPQAFREHGGDLELNVSEEDRVWVKGWFPVLFDLSCVINRCKLDVRTRALTVMFEVMKTYGHTFHQHWWQDLFRIVFRIFDNMKLPEQQPEKAEWMTTTCNHALYAISDVFTQYFDILCDILLSDLFSQLHWCVKQDNEQLARSGTNCLENMVISNGNKFTAETWDKTCNLMLDIFKTTIPHALLTWKPGGPESEPPSPSTTKSLQDSQLDTQSQKSLSMQSSVDVGDLGNEERRGSQQSLTSVGSEGSRGQRERRPTGERQRSSVDHKLFAGLLIKCVVQLELIQTIDNIVFFPATSRREDAANMAAAQSHNPNMPDDDHDTLHEDQGMYDRLTSQQLFLLLDCLLESHKFAKAFNSNNEQRTALWKAELFVSVSHMLKYTDLCSIVSLSGMEGHFTNLLDLHYDMNERSPWECAGFKGKSKPNLLKQETTSLACSLRILFRMYYDEKRRDFWPAVQERLLNVCGDALDYFLQLGSDSHRDAWTSLLILFLTRLNKMDEDRFRVHAARYYVPLCDAMVFELKPELRFIMRKFFQRVAPAFGITPHAEPSE